Sequence from the Helianthus annuus cultivar XRQ/B chromosome 13, HanXRQr2.0-SUNRISE, whole genome shotgun sequence genome:
agctttagggtttagggtttggctttagggtttagggtttagcttttatgGTTTATAGTtgagattttacggtttagcttaggttttagctttagggtgtagagtttaggagttaggatttagggtttagggttaagagatcttagttagggttcgacgagccagTTCCAaagccgctggaatgagtccaatcggagttcgtttgagtcggttccccgctattccccacttttttagtgttccccaatgaatatatatatatatatatatatatatatatatatatatatatatatatggggggttctagagtgaacattagtgtatttgcgaactgagtgaacaaatccaaGCCACTCATTTAAACACGTGTATGGTCAGGATTTCATCGTCAAAttgtaaaatacactagtgtatttcatcatcaaatcctggccattgatgtacacacgtgtatggccaggatttgttcgctcagttcgcaaatacactagtgttcactcttgaacttaatcatatatatatatatatatatatatatatatatatatatatatatataaagagagagagagagagagaaacgggatcaggGGAAAACGCCTAAAAGTGTGAAAAATGTGAGAACGGATCATGGTTGTACAGGTGGCACGCGATATAATGAAGGgtggaggggcttttttgtccttttatattcttttttttcAATGCGTCTCACAACACCGCTTCATTGTTTTTGGCGTTTAGTTAGATTCAATAACTACCTggcgttttattgtttttttagatcTGCCTCGATGAATTAATCGTTTTTGTATTACATAGTAAAGGTGCGTTTATGGCGTCCCCAAATTCATTAAAATCAATTAATAATTCTAACTTCTTTGCGTCCATGGCGTTCCCAAATTGATTAGGCGTTTTTGTAGATTTCGCCTGTTCAATAAACCCCATATATGTTATAAAGGTAAATTTCTTGGCGTTCATGGCGTTTTTAAATTCATTATAATTCATTAGTAATTCAAAAGAGTACAACTAAgacaaaatcaaacaaaaactaatagtcttctgtggATGGTATTACATCGGAGATGTaaccatcgctttgttcatcactttctttagactcatcatcatcatcatcttgtgTATTGGCGTATAATGCCATAATCTCGTCTCGTCTTTGTTGCATCTTATACTTAAATATCATCACAACGCGGATCTTGCAtcgttcgaaggtgctaaatcacatagttgttcaagaagatgtagTCTACCTGTGTTTAACATTTCGTCCATTGTCAATTAATAATCCACCCCGTGTTGATAACTCACGTTCACCGTTCTTGATTGTTCATCCAAACTCCAACTGGTAACTTTTGGTAGATCAgtatcatcaacatcatcatcatctgctaGAAATTTTCACTTTAATCTTCTTATTACCGTTCGAGTCCTTTCACAATCGTAGGCCATTGGAATCCCAAGAGCCAAAATATCCCTCTGAACGGcttcatccatactaagtatggcCTTTATTGTCTTGACTTTCACCATTCTCCTGTCAGAGAACTTTAGGACGAAACGTCTCTCTGACctctcaaacctccatgcaataacctgaGCCATTTTTTTTAAGTTGTATGGCGTTTTAGACAATGTGAGGTGTGTTTAGTGAATGTGTGGAGTATTAAGCTTTGTTTACTTGTTCTACTTATATACTGACCTTTTTTCTGGCGCCAGGTAGATATATGTTTTTGGCGCTAAAAAACATTAGTATTTTTTTATGTGTATTTTGTGTATCATTTTTCGTGCCATGTAGGatgcaggcctataatgtgacaggtaattatggcgttttgaaaagataactAAATTCAAATACGATGgtgtggcttttaatataataaatgttagtaataaagttttcgttgtttcagttactgttttgttcagctCCATCTGTTAaggctgtaacacgtcccatctttccaGGGTTTGGCGCTTTGTATTTAATGGCGTTTAGATAAAGATggcacattgttttatacattgtTTTAATGACGTCTAGATAATTTTTGgagtttttaataataattggttaaagtaattttattataagttttgacatttttggcgttttatatagcaacaacGTGTGTTGCCAGGATCTGTTCTCACAATTTTCATACTTTTAGGCGTTTGGTGTTTGTAGCAGATTGGCGTTTTATAAACATATTTTTACAGAAATAATGTATTTTATCAGTGGataattagataacaaacaacagaaatgACCccccaaaaattaaaaaaaaaatagaaaattaaaaaaattaaaaatgctaATCCattttctcatccaaatcttcactgtcattaGTCTATTCTTCTTGAAGTTTTTGTACCTTGAACCTTTGAATACCTTAGATAGATGCCGATTTTCCTACATATTACATAACGCCCGTTTTTAGACGAAGCTGATCAGTGGCATCCTGTGTTTTGGTGTGATCCATTTGTTGTTTATTGACATGTTGTTGTAGATCAAAGCCTGTGTAGATGCTATTATCatcatggagtccaaaatagcatttacaCTGGATCGGTCCCTTcttatcatccaaaccttcttcaagaacaaagcacacaagatgacatatcactgtcatcaggctttttttcttgaatatttgtccatttCATTCAGCAAAATCTTATAGAGTTACCCACCTCAGgtaagaatccattcagtgaaacttcatgcagaacaatACCGAATATCCAAGAAACGAGGTTTGCCATCTGTGGTTTTTTAATTATTGTTGGcattttaaagtgagtggttttTAGGAAACAAAGCGTTGTTTTTGGGTGTGATCAATGGATTGTGCTAAGACGTTTctctttataggatgtttttggcgtgtagtttaggcgggattttattataataaatgctagtaataaagtaactgttgtttcagttactgtttgtatttaTTGTTTTGTTCAACTTTATCTGTTAAGACTGTAATACGTCCTatcttccaagtttggcgtttttatatttaatggcgttttgtAGACCAAGATGATAAAACACACTAACACAGAAAAAAATACACAGGAAAaatagtttttattatttggcgttttgtatttaatggCTTTTATgacatttttggcgttttgtaactAATGagagaaatatattattttattatttgaaaaaaaattacacaaaagaaaataaaaaaaaataaaactcctCGTCAGAAGGGACTTTGTCTGAGAAGTATCCATCACTCCCTTCGCCTTCTTCTTCGGAGTCTTCTTCAAGTCTCTCATCCAAGTCATCACTTTCACTTTCATTGGCTTCTTGTTCTTGAAGATTTTGAAGCCTCCATTTAAACATGCCATGCATCAATGCCATTTTTATGTTCATGTCCGTATTCAAACATGTGGCGTTGTGTAACTCCTCCAGGAACCCAACCCCCCTGCTTGGTCATGATGTCTTCAAGCATGTAGTCTTCCTGTGATCCGTTGTCACATATAACAGTGAGCATGTATGTATCTTCatcaaaacaccatgatgtgatGACTGGGTCCATTTTTTCAATTGTTTTACTTGGTCGAAATTTTTTGGTTAATCTTCTCATAACCTTATGTGTTTCATCACATTCGTTATCACGAGGGATGCCAAGCGATAGGATACCCCTATGTACCTCTTCTTCTATTTTCAAAATGGCTTTGATTGTTTTAACAAATACTCttcttctgttgtcaaaacgtaTTACGAATCTTCTGATTCTGAGGGTGTATCTCCATGAAACGATGGTTGCcattttggcgttttggttaacTTAGCGTTTTGGTTAAAGATGGCTTTTTTAATATGATTAatggaagtgattatggaagcgatggtaacgtcgtttatataatgatgtttttggcgcgtagcttaggagggaatttcttctaataaatgttaataattgattttcagttactgtttgttacATCTACCTGCTAAGTCTGCAACGCGTTTTATCATTAAGCTCTGGCGTTTTTGTATCAATGGTGTTTTAGTCATTTTGAATGGCGTGTTGCTCATTTAGTTTGGCGTTTTGAATTTGAGCAGtaaaagacctttttacccttaatgaagcgcgtccacgtaataaaattgatgttattacgaaaacgccaccgcgccaaccTAGTCCATAGAtcgttttgatctgacgatccataagcgttctcactattctcacacttttcaccgttttccctaaatcctgaccctatatatatatatatatatatatatatatatatatatagaggaccgctaaaatgaaaaccacctccagttgtaagaaccatgagaactacactgtacggggcgagttggaccaaaaaaatttttcataaacgtagatgcgtgtattataaacacatttgtaaaaaaaaaatcaaaaaaaatgtcgtgagtgtagttttgagcaccacaagtttgtgtttacgggtaccgtaaattttatttaatttattgagTAATTTATCTACATAACTTTGTCATTTATCTATGGTGTGTTTGGTGTTTTGGATTTCAAGGTTAAGGAATGTTTGGTGTTTTGCATTTCAAGGATCCTTATTAGTACAAGGAATAAACATGTTTCCTTTCACATGTTATGTGATGGACCTCGCTTTTAAAAGCAAGATACATATATTTTGTTTTTGGACAATTTTTAATTTCACAAAACAAACACAttaattttctttctttttgagatataaGGTAAATCAAAACGTTTTACATGTACGAAAACACCTACCATTTTAAAGCATGAATATCACCAACCCCCCACTATTTTCTATAAATATTAACCGAGCTAAACGATCCCTAAACACATTAACCGTTTGTATAACCATGGTTCCAGCAATCTCAGGCAACTCAAACTCTCTGAACATTCTTGATTTTGTGGTGAACAAAGGTCATGGTGTGAAAGGCTTAGCAGATCTCGGACTAAAGACATTACCACACCAATACATTCAACCTCCACAAGAACGGTTTGATACGAGCCTTGAAGATGCAACTCATGACTCCATCCCGCTTATTGATATGTCCAGATGTGATGACCCGAAAGTAGCAGAAGCGGTATGTAATGCAGCACAGAAATGGGGCTTCTTTCAGATAATAAACCATGGTGTCCCTATTCATGTTCTTGAGAATGTCAAGGAAGCAACTCATGGATTTTTTGGGTTGCCTGCTGAAGAAAAGAACAAATACTCAAAAGAACATTCGGTTACCAATAACGTTCGTTATGGTACAAGCTTTACTCCTGAAGCCGAGAAAGCACTCGAGTGGAAGGATTATCTCAGTCTCTTTTATGTCTCGGATGATGAGGCGGCTTCTTGCTGGCCTCCCATTTGCAGGTAAACTAGTTGTTTTTGTTCATAAATATTATAGGTTTTGTATATCATTACTGATTTAGTGTGTTGAATTACATTAGAATAATAACTTTTTAAATAACATGATTtacaatattatatatatatattagttctCGAAGAAccgttttaaatttaaaataatatatagctttttaatattttattatattaatatatttttttaatatttatttttaacgtttaacatattttaatttttttctatttacttttagcttttaacgtatttttattttttcctttGCTAAAACCATATTACCATTatcatttattttgtttttaataacattttttttctttctttaaaTCTATCTTtactttatcaattaatttgatatttctttaataacttatgtttgttaattttttaaaaaaaaaaacttaaatgcGTAGTTGAGCTTAATTTTTACCCTGAATTagtataagttttattaaaaacgaatttatattcaaaaataaagtatttatttgccATCGCCGATTCTAacggtttgactttctaaacaacatgctacattttcaaataacgttttttacattatcatttgctccgTTTCGTCGCAACGCGCGGCTGAAAAAAAACCTAGTGTTACTTTTAGGTTATTTTCTTTTTGTGCACGTTCCAATGTTCAGAATTTAAAGCTACCCTTTGGATTTTAATTAGTTTGTTTGCAGGAATGAAGCTTTGGAATACATGAAGAGTTTTGAAATTGTTGTCAAAAAGCTGCTTGAAATACTCATGAATGGGCTAAATGTAAAAGAGATTGACCAAACCAAAGAATCAATTCTAATGGGGTCAAAGAGGATTAATCTTAACTACTATCCCATATGTCCTAACCCTGAGCTCACTGTCGGTGTGGGGCGCCATTCAGACGTATCCACACTAACGTTACTCCTTCAAGATGATATCGGGGGGCTTTACGTTAGAAACACTATGAATATGAAATGGATCCATGTCCGTCCAATTAGCGGAGCGTTGGTGATTAATGTTGGAGATGCACTTCAGATAATGAGTAACGGGAAGTATAAAAGTGTTGAGCATCGTGTGAGTGCTAATGGAAGTCGTAACAGGATTTCAGCCCCGATTTTTGTTAACCCGAAAGCTAGTGACATTATCGGACCTCTGCCTGAGGTGCTTCAAAGTGGAGAGAAACCACTCTATAAGCATGTATTATACTCCGATTATGTCAAGCATTTCTTTAGAAAAGCACATGATGGAAAGGCCACAATTGAGTTTGCAAAGGCATAGTTGGTTTTCCGTGTGAAACCAATCTCTTTTTTTCTATATTTCTATCACTAGAATATTTTGTGTTTTAATTCTAAAATTAATGTCAGTACCATCCTAGTAAATTTTAATATTTCGTCTCCTCCTTCATTTAAGTGGTTTTGTTTCACCTTAATTTTTAGAACAATAATAATACATTATTACATCTTGTTTTAAACATTGAATAAAAACATgcatttaatttaatatttgtatttcaCTTTATTACAAATTGCAACTCATGCAGGCATgctatttatgttttttttacatAGTCATATATATTTGTTAGTACACGTTAAAAATTTTTTTtcagtaaaatgcacggatagtccctgtggttttgcaaaataacacatatagtccctaacttttggaaattacaccggtgctccctgtggtttgacagtttgttactcggatagtccctggagtggatttccgttagttttctccgttaagtggatgtgaaatgacaaaattacccttcatcttccccactctataaaaacaaaacaaccccacccaccaccaacccctctctctctatctctcttttCCCCCCCACCATTAACCACCAACCACCACCCACCTACAGCCCATTAGGATGAATTCTAAAACTGAGAACGAGGATCGGAGATAGTCTATTGATAAAAAACAATCATATATCAACAATTTTGTCATCAAATATCATCTAATATAACGGGTCATAATGTATTAACCTTAATATCAAATTAAAATGCTATAAATTCAGAAAACAGAGTCTAAAAAAAGCTCTTATGGCAACAATCTTAGCATGAGAATCATTCAAAACATCACCACCAACACTTAAACGTGAACACCTAATACACTTAGTTCCTGTCCCTACTGCAACCACTTTCAATTATGCAAATTCACCAATTCAGCTTCAAGTTGTAATTGATAATAAAATAGAAATGAAATAAGATAAATGAGGAGGACCTCGAGAAGGGGAAGAAGTGAGAAATGCGGCAAGAATGGTGACTTCATAGCCTTGGGGTTTTCCTTTTTTGGGGAGACGGTTGTAGGCTAAGAAGACCGTGTGAGAAACCTTGTCTCCCCATTGTTTCTTTTCCGGTGAACTCATTGGAGATGGGGGAAAGGAAATGAAGGGCGACAGTGGAGTGGATAATTGTTGATAGCGTCAAGAATCTTATTTATATGATTGAAGCTGGTTACTTGTGGTGTAGGTGGGAGGTGGGTGGTGGTTAATGGTGGGGGGAAACATATAGAAAGGTGGGTggggttgttttgttttgtttttatagagtggagaagatgaagggtaattttgtcatttcatatccacttaacggagaaaactaccGGACATCCACtccggggactatccgagtaacaaactgtcaaaccacagggagcaccggtttaatttccaaaagttggggattatatgtgttattttgcaaaaccacagggactatccatgcattttactctttttttttttgaactgcaAATtcggatcactgacggaccattggagtatcatcgtgccaccagcgaaACCACCCGATcgtatccatctccactaggcataatgcctatacaccaattcaggaggaaacccaataaatatgggaaaacccccttgtgggaatcgaacccaggatctattggtcccaaagctttatcccacccccaagataccactaggctataaagccatggacaCACGTTAAAATTATTGGAAGTGTTCTCAACGCTGCAAATGCTTGCGTGCGGGAAAAAACTATTAAAAGAAAACTTTATCGATTATAACTCACATTAAAGAAGAACTTTAGTTAAAAACAGTTTGTAATGTGATCTTTAAATAGGGGTGAGcaaaaaaccgaaataaccgaaacgTAACCGAAATAATAGAACCGAAACAAAAACTGACGGTTCGGtttttcggatttttaataactgaaaattttggttcggttttcggataaccattttcaataaccgaaaaaaacCAAAACGAACCGAACCAAAAcgaaaaaaacatatatttttatgtttcagtttaagtgtttaacccatGCTATTAGAAATtattaagagtaaactgccattttagtccctgtggtttgggcacgtttccattttagtccaaatctcaaactttttacatctgggtccctgtggtttgcattttgttgccattttagtccaaaagcaAAGTCAGCTCAGATTAAAAAAAAAGCCTGAGTTTTTGTCcctgaaagggcattttggttattttacCCACTTGCCAACCTACCCACCCCACTCCCACCCCCACCCCCTCTCCTTTTCTTCTTTCCCCCTTTTCAACGAACTCACctgttcatcatcatcttcatccatttcTCACTCCCATCCCACTTTCAATCATTTCTCGCATCAACACTATCCGTATCACAATCTGATACTAACACATGCTCCTGAAATCAGGGGTTTTAAGCAAAATCGGCCGGTTAGAACTCATATCAAACATCTCCAAAT
This genomic interval carries:
- the LOC110903006 gene encoding feruloyl CoA ortho-hydroxylase F6H1-3; the protein is MNITNPPLFSININRAKRSLNTLTVCITMVPAISGNSNSLNILDFVVNKGHGVKGLADLGLKTLPHQYIQPPQERFDTSLEDATHDSIPLIDMSRCDDPKVAEAVCNAAQKWGFFQIINHGVPIHVLENVKEATHGFFGLPAEEKNKYSKEHSVTNNVRYGTSFTPEAEKALEWKDYLSLFYVSDDEAASCWPPICRNEALEYMKSFEIVVKKLLEILMNGLNVKEIDQTKESILMGSKRINLNYYPICPNPELTVGVGRHSDVSTLTLLLQDDIGGLYVRNTMNMKWIHVRPISGALVINVGDALQIMSNGKYKSVEHRVSANGSRNRISAPIFVNPKASDIIGPLPEVLQSGEKPLYKHVLYSDYVKHFFRKAHDGKATIEFAKA